In Myripristis murdjan chromosome 23, fMyrMur1.1, whole genome shotgun sequence, the DNA window GTGAGCAGGGCAAAACtgagtaaaaacactaaaataaggtACAGAATTAACGAGACTTAAAATTGAGACATAAGAAATAGGCTAGATGTAGactaatatatattttttatattttcaacaGACAGTTACAGCCTCCCGTACAGCGCCTGCAGGAAACACTGTAgctattattataattaatattacTATTATATATAAATTACCCTGAAATATGTCTGTATTTAGACTGTATTTACGCATAAAATGAAGGCAAACAGACCTGAAGCATAAATAAAGGCTTGGAAGCCGGTGCAGACAGATTCAGAGATTAAAATGAGAGTTAATCTGTTGGTTGAGACGTgcgagtaagaaaaaaaaaaaaaaaacacgtctgACATGCTTGCAGCCAAGACACGGCATGAGAGTCAATCGGCCCACCTTGGATGTTGAGCGGCGGACAGTCCATGCCTCTCTTCTTCATCAGGAAGCGGATGGTCTGGAGTTGAGACATGATCTCGTTCTTCTGCTCCTGAGCCACCGACTTCACGCTGCAGAGAGTGGAGAGCGCAAAAAAGGAGCTGAAAATGATGATGGGCTGTGCACTGTCCAGACCAAACAAAAGCGTGACTCTTCCAGACATGCTGTACTATTCCTGAACTTTTCAAGACCTGGAAATGAGCGCTTTTACTATCCGTCGTATTTaactgacaacagcaacaccTAGGACAATTCTGTTGGGTCTCAATCCCTCCAACAGGGACAGAAAATGGTCAAACACGGAGTGAAACACGGAGGTGGCAGCATCGTGTTGTGAGATGCTTTTCATCAGCAAGCAGAAAACCTGCTGATGAACTTGAGACTCCGACGACACATATCACAATACAGCACATTTTCTGTAACTTGCATGAATAATTTATATGAAAACCACCAAGGCCTATTTCTTATTACATTCTGAATAATATACTTGACAAATAAAGAAAGGTACGTAAtcatatttgattattttcttaAATAGTTTTAATAAAGAACATACTTTTCAGAAGGTCGACATTTGTACATTATAAATCCTTTTATTGATTGGTCTACTGGACTTTTGATTTTCATGAACTGCAAGTCGTAATTAtctaatttaaaacaaaaaaggtttgaaatatttcactttatgtgTAATGAAACTAGAATACATGAagttatggggaaaaaaagaactcTTCTGTGATATTCCAATTTTTGGAGATGCACCTGTATAATTGcatccaatttatttatttatttatttttattttattcaatttataaaggacagtgtgcactttcattagctattcaaggaataaaaagatgagtgcagTTATTATCAGCTATGTGTAAGAGgcaaaataagaggtttctatgataaactgattaattaattagaCCTAGCAATACAAACTATCCATGGGCCAAcaatcatttaaagaaaaagcGCGAGGTTGACATGGAAAAGGtgaatttttcaagaaaaatggaaagacaAACCTGCATGCTGTATATTatgtttgttgcatttctctcttctgtttgatgtaattctacattgtgttattttcatgagccaacatgcagtttctcattgatcagtttaatttaaaataataaatcagaaagagGCTTAAAATGTTCATGTTATCAAAAAATTATCTGGCCCCCGTGAAGGTGTCATTTGAACTGTGTCAAAACGTCACCCTGGATacgcgggtgtgtgtgtgtgtgtgtgtgtctcctgcagaGGCTTCCTGCACCTCCCCGAGACAGGAACTGCATGTCAGGCGAGACAGGTTCCACTAGACTCCTCTGTGCTACATCCCTGTTGATCGCCACTGAATGAAAACAATGTAGTACCAGTTTTCATGTCTTGTCAACCAGCTGGAACTGAGGAGGATTGTGTATCTGCTCTGATGCCGCCAGCTCATTCCCAAACAGACGGCAAGGTGTCACTAAATTCGCGGTGAGAAATGAATCGGAACGTTGCTTTGGAGtgaactttgtgttttggtgaatGTAACCATCGCGGGACACAGTGCAAGGAAAGATAGTTCACAAGTTTAAACCAATAAGACAGATGAAACTCTAACCCCAACCTgacaggatatcagtttgggagacaaacacaattttatttgaagtttaCAAGAGAACAAAGCACAACGCAAAGCACATCTTGCACAAACCTGGTGATGAACGCATGTAAATATTGACAGGCATCATCACTCACCAGTTGGTGAGTGGGTCCAGCTGGTTGAGGATGGAGTTCAGCATCCTCTCCGTCTGTGCCAATCTCTGCTCCAGCTCGTTCAGCTGGTTCTCTACAAGAATatgaacaaacacattttaaaaagaacatCTCAAATCCTCGTGGGATGCAAACATCAGGGTAATAAAAGCAAACGTCACTGTACAAACAGCCTGCACGCTGCAGTGCACACCATACACACCTGCCTCCACTGACTTTTTTGCACCTTTTGCGACTTTGTTCTTCTGAGCCTGGGAGTCATCGGCGGACTTGAtctgtgaatttaaaaaaaagtacaactCAATGTTAACTTGtttgtaaaggaaaaaaagaaagttaagaatttattatttattgccaTTTGGATTGGCACTTAACTTGCACCACTTCTTGCATTacactgtttctgtttgttcagGTTTGGACCCATTAGTCTTTGTTTGATGGGTAATTATTGGGTAGATGCAGTTTGCAGACTTATCCCGTTACGCTGTGCCATGCTCTACTGAAAGCTATTTGCACAGGCTCTGGTGACGTGgccaaaaaaatgtcattaaagtTTGTTATGTCAAACACAATTCACAGAATATGCCCTAACCAGTATTTGCTCCTATGTGTATATTTGTACACTTTACCCAGTAAAAAACCTGTAGATGTGCTTTCCAGATTGGCACACTCTGTTAAACCTAaatgaacctgaacttgaacttaagtTACCTTCATAAACTTGTAGGCTGCGAACACACCCACTCCGATGGCGTAGAGGGGCATCAGTGTGAACACGTAGCCCTTGTTGCTGTTGGATTTGTACTTGTCGCTCTTCATCTCTTgctccatcatcatcttcatctgctgCATGTTCTCCATACTCTGGGCAGAAGCGGGGCCGCTCATGCCGACGGGCTGGCCTCGCACGGCGCCCGGCCCGGGACCCActgccacaaaaacaaacaaacaaacaaacaaaataaataataaataataaataaaaataatacactgGGAAGTATGCCTGCCAGTTTGTTGTGCAGACCAGTAACAGCCATCTGAACCGACTCAGACTCTGTGGGCCATATTATaaaattctttttaaaaaaggacaaaatcaGCTATTATTCAATACTGTACCCAATTTTCCCTTAGGGATCAATAGAATATTTCTGATGACAATACACTGACATGACTCTTGACATCAGCAGGACTTTGAGTGTAAACTGTCTTTATTTCAGTTCAACGCTTGGCGATTTGTAGTGTAGTTTTTCACCTTCACTGAGCTCATTAAGATGCTACAATTTGATTACATTTCTCCATTCATGTGATTcacataaattaaagaaaaatactgaaaatacggattaatcaacaatgaaaataattgaaacaatgaaaattatttgcAGCCTGAGGTCTCACAGTTGCATAACACTTTGGacccaaatatttaaaaagataGAAAATAGATAGAAAGATTTTGCCAGCTGGTTTGTTCAAGCTTTGATGCAGCATCTCATAAATGCACTCAACCCTGAACCTTTCAAGCTCACAATTTGATATCTGGGTCATTGCATGGAAATTCAACAGGTGCCTCCCACCTGACCTCCTCAGAATCAGCTGATTGTTAGTCTACAATATCTTTTGCTTATTCAGTGAAGCCATGCAAAATCTCACACTCCTACTACGACTATTTCCCGAGTTGCAGTTCCTCAAAGTACAAACAGGTAGGTCGAAATTTTGCACTTTTATTCCAATCGATTTTTCTAGCATTTTTGAGCCTCATAACCTCTTTCATAATCGAGACAGCCACATGAAATTTCCagggctgaaaaacacacttgagCTGTGTTAAAAACTGCAGTCAAGTCAGTTCATCATCCATAATAGGTGCCACAATCCTAAGCCAAGATCTGTATTTTTTCCAACACAATTTTGTCTGTAACAACGATGAGCATCAATATCTTGGGAAAAATTAAAGTTTCAACAGCAGAACTGGACCAGTTTGATGTCTGTGACACAGTGAAACAAGCATCAGCATCCTGGAGGTGTCATGGGTTTACTGATAATTCAGAGAAAACTTGAAAAAGAGCATTTTGGAAAAACTTTGAGGGGTCACATCACCATGTGGGACAGGTGTCTGGTTAAAACAACCTGTGGCAGATGAAAGCTCTCATTTTTCTCTACATTTTGAAGCTCATGATGTATGAATCATAGTTAGAAGATGAGCCTGGTatctcagaaaatattcatggTGTGAATGCACAACTTTGGATGGCTTCACTGAAGATGCACGAGATATTATAGAGGTGGGGGGgaaaatcagctgattctgagTGGGGGTCAGGTGGGgatttgtttgtgaatgtggaCTGAccccagggttgccaagtctgcgatttttccgccaaattgggctactttttaagtgttgccgcgggtaacaaattttgtccgcgggttgggcttgggcagacatgaataaagattcatattttgaatgaccaatgtttatgcacaaatcctgtcaaaccaatgaccaatcacatcatcagcaccactcgtgcccagtgcctgtcagctgaagtaaggtatcccatattatattttaagttctgatatactgtaaatcacaggtgtcaaactcgtgccatggagggccgagaggctgcaggttttcattccaaccaacaactccaccaggtgatttcatcgattagtcccgcctctctgtttggaggtagggtgaactgtgaaatcacctggtggagtttttggttggaatgaaaacctgcagcctcttggccctccatggcacgagtttgacacccctgctgtaaattaaataggtgaaagaactgtttcgggaaattgcctttactgtttatgatgttattttgtagatattttagtgcattttgcaattatagcaatgctgttggactttaagagcaacatatatggatttttatgggcatattttgagttctggtattgggctgatttttgggccctttttatacccggttgggcgggttttgagttgctgtttggctgcttttgtctcacagacctggcaaccctgactGACCCATAGTGAGCAGCAGgcttcattttcatataatcAAATTACACAATACATTACTCTGCCCCCTTGTACATTCTGCAtcataatgtgatttttgttaaaTGTTGTGCGGGAGGGATAATGAGAGGGTGAATCCACCGGTGGCACTGCGGTTTATTTGGGAGACATGAAGGAGCCTCTCGTCCGCTTGGCAGCCGTGTTAGCCGAGTGTAGGCTAAGTGTAGGCTTAGTGTAGGCTAAGTGTAAGTGGTGCAGGTTTTTACCCTTCCTGTTGAAGCGGGGGTCGAAGCCCCGGGGCTCCTTCGTCCCCCCGCCGACGCCGAACATCCTGGGCAGGACGACAAACGTGAACAGCACCGCCGTGAAAGCCACGACGACCTGCTGTGAGGTCGACAGCACcatcctgctcctcttcttcctccgcggcaaacaaacaaacaaacaaacaaaatcacgAAAACAACGATCTGCAAGGGGAGGTTTTGCGACTCAATTGAAGTCAACCCGCTTGTGGAGAGCAACCATAACAGCTGTTCGTAAGGTCCACTTCCTGAAATAACGCGATAACTTCTTCCACGGGCCTCGCTTGCAATGGAAGTCGGAAAACGCACgctggcgccccctgctgttggAAGCAAACACTGATTCATTACAATTTACAAAGTAGAGATGGGATTTATGGCTCTTTGAAGGGAGCCGGATCTTGAGGATCCGTTCctttcaaagagccgttcaaaagactggctcatttttatatttatttatttttaacccattaaGACCTAAACATTCGATAttcagaagagacatttaaacagtgaattaaaaggttactatatatataataaccttttaattcactgtttaaatatctgttctggcatttattccttatattccttattagcgcatatcaaatcagataatgtgtgatatgcatgtgtaaacataaTAATTCCAataacttgtaattgactttttttcttgtctttgtgtgtgtaatcaacttgtgaatttttatagtgatatctgaaagtaaaattttgaacccctttcccctgtgtgttaaaaacagtgttttttggtaatatatggtcataaataagtgattttcaaaactttccaccaatgggatttcctgggacttttttccctcatttaggacaaactgaggatccaaaatcagttgagtttttttctcttgcaatttgtcctaggttttttcataaaatgactggactaatatgTAGTGCAAATTTTAGTCTTTCTTTAGAAATTCACGATAACGTGTATTAAATGAGAAAACGAGGAGATTATAAAGATATGTAACACTATCCAATACTTTTATAAAAACTAAACAAGAttcgttcacttcaaagagccgttcaaaagaatcAACTCGTTCGCGAACGACCCATCACTATTacaaagggaggaggaggcgcaaATGACAGGTGTTCTTTATTGGGGCAGGAAAAAGTTCATTTAGAGACAAAATCCTCCTTGGAGTATTGCTTGATATTAATCTATAGGTGATGCAGACaaccatgggaaaaaaaaaaactaagacaCTCcatctttgaatgaagctgTATAATTTATAATGCGAGCAAGGAGTACCAAATCTCAGTCTTCAGGGTCTGGTAAACACATATTCAACTGGAATTACATACCAGCTCTAGGTGGCAGTCCACTCCACAGTTTAAAGCTTTATACTTAGCTGCAAAAGGGCAAAGACCAATAACCAATAGTGTGGCTCTGCATAATCGTCAAACAAAGGATTACAATAAAGTGTAAACAATAAGTGATTCACATTAAGGCGAAGTGCATTAAAtcttgaaacaaacaaacaaacaacaataacaacaaaaaaaaaaacaaccagtaTCCAtatggaaggaaaaaaatgacttttaaagatgcatacagaaaaacaagcaaagaaatAATATATGCACATGTAAACATACCATGAATCACCAAGTTACTGTACCATATGTGCATTAGCATAGACAAGTTTAACAGTGAATTACCTGATCCCCTACGCAATCGCCAAATTCAAGCAACCTACAgcagcttttctgacctcccattctaaatccagaggcattaatatggagttggttctcctttgcagctagaacagcttccactcttctgggacggctttctaccagatgttggagtgtgtctgtgggagtttctgcccgttcatccagaagagcatttgtgaggtcagacactgatgttggatgagagcACCTGGCTCGCAATCTCCGTTccagttcatcccaaaggtgttggatggggttgaggtcaggattCTGTGCGGGCcggtcaagttcttccacatcaaactcagccagccacgcctttatggagctgcactgtgcactggggctcagtcatgcagggacagaaaagggccttccccaaactgttcccacaaagctggaagcagaaaaatgtccaaaatgtctcggagagctgaagcattaagatgaTTTCtattcactggaactaaggagCCTATTCATTGCCATTTTATTTGggtttttatttactttggaCGTATGTCATTGCTCTCAGGCCTTACTTTTTAcacttatttgtactttgtcTTCATGTTTTACTCCGTACAATACTTGCACCTTTTTGTGAAGCATTTTGTGGGTTTGTAGATAGTTAGACAGATGGCTGAACAGTCAGGAAATATTGTGATAAATTCTCCAGTGACCAGGCCTTGTGTACGTGGAACCCACAATCATTTCAGTTTTCTGGGGAAATGTGGCAATCCACTAGATCAGTGAGAAAAGGGGaactcaaaagacaaaaaaaaaaaaaaaaagaaaaggaaataaaaaccaTGCACATGTaccaacaggaaacaaaaacagttaaacGCCTGTGGATATTGCACTAcagcttgtgttttgtgtgtttcccCATTAAGATCATTAAAGTGATGATATAAGTCTTCTTTTCCATAACGTCCCGCAGCGTTACAGAAACAAAGTCCAGCTCCAAGTGTaaaccaatatttttttttaaccttcctCCAAAAAGCGGATGCAATATGACAATACCAGAAAAGGTGATCTGTCGATatcttgtttattattttggtgGCATGAGGACAAGCAGCAGACTCAGATGATAATCCAAATGATTATAAGCCCTTTTTTGGCCTCCTCTGCTTCTCAACTCCTTAAAATATTCTTAAATGGACCCAGAAAATATGAAGCAGTTTTGTGCGGGGATGATGACATTTTGAACTAACAGCATGCTATGAAATGCAcctaattttttccacttaggCAATTAAACAGCTCTCTTATTTAATTAGCCAAACAGCAAATCAAGTGTTACCACTGTATTCCTGAATAACCCCTCAAATAACAcataaaagaaacacaaaaacgtGATTCAACACATCAAATGGAAAGCAACATTTTCAGCTCACTATTATGGCATTTTAATTATCCCTATAAAACGCTATATGAAGGGACATCAGGGGAAACCTTGATCGAGGAACTCCTGAAATACCTCAAGTTTGTAAAGTTGTTTGTCTTGAATTACATGAGGGGATTCCAGCTTACAGTTAAGAAGTTATGTGGTGCATTTTAAGGCAAAATTTTAAGGACATATGaggggtttttgtgttttgcagtgtcttcaaaaaaacagcaggcatCAGGCGTGACATCAGTCTGGGTTTCAACATTAACTGAGAAACACCACATCGAACGAGAGACTGGCAGGAACATCAAGAGCCACCCTAATCGTGGCTTGACAGCAACATCGGACGCGTCTCTCCTCTTTTATGAGAACAGTTTCATGATAAGCTGCAATCTTGCGAGACACACCCATATCAGTCCAAGAAACAGCTGCACAGGGCTCAGCATAAACGAGGTCACCCCAACAGAttgctcagaaaaaaaactcgAATTCACACTTTCAGCGGGATCCTACAATCAACACAACACGCCCGGTCAATTTTCCAAGTCATAATGAAGGCTGTTTTAAACAGCCGTGAGCTCAGGGCGACCTTGGACAAAGTCAAAGAGTTATAATACAGttaattaatgacattaattaatgacattaatgccatttttttttctgcatagaaaaaattcacaagaaattAAGGGGGTGATAAATATGTGtaatatatgcaaaaaaaaaaaaagtaggcctatatgtaaaatatgtattttaattgTGTGAATTGTTTGTGGAAAATCCTTTGGCAATAACATGTCATATTTGCACATGCCAGTAAAGCAGAgttgaatttaattgaatttatctgagagagagagagagagagagagagagagagagagagagagagagagagagagggagagagagagagagagagagagagagagatagggagggagggagagctgcACAGGCGGAGAACAGCTGTTGCTGGGAGATAAGGCTGGACTTCACCACAGTCCTGCTGATGTCATTATCATAACTATTTTGAGTTATAGGCcttctgtgaaaacacattgtCATAATTTTCAGTCTGTAaatcaggggtcaccaatcatgtgccatggagggccgagaggctgcaggttttcattccaaccaagagctccaccaggtgatttcactgattagctcctcctttctgatacaaggtgaggtgatcagtgaagtcacctggtggagggcttggttggaatgaaaacctgcagcctctcggccctccatggcacatgattggtgacccctgattTACCACGCTGCCATCGTCACTGTCATActgtctgctg includes these proteins:
- the LOC115355443 gene encoding resistance to inhibitors of cholinesterase protein 3, whose protein sequence is MVLSTSQQVVVAFTAVLFTFVVLPRMFGVGGGTKEPRGFDPRFNRKVGPGPGAVRGQPVGMSGPASAQSMENMQQMKMMMEQEMKSDKYKSNSNKGYVFTLMPLYAIGVGVFAAYKFMKIKSADDSQAQKNKVAKGAKKSVEAENQLNELEQRLAQTERMLNSILNQLDPLTNCVKSVAQEQKNEIMSQLQTIRFLMKKRGMDCPPLNIQEASGERKLDDLIESLAAHEALSADVSVENSQACAGVAVAAAASEKVCHEQAKDEAAADAEEMGEPIAEESEREEEEDEDMNTEEEEEEEEEDDGDDEELDDSELMPSLEESLETNIEDVGAETPASGLRRRIRPE